The Leptospira montravelensis nucleotide sequence TTTCCCGAAAAAAGTAAAAGAAATTGCCAATGCATCTTTTAAAATTTTCTCTATGGACACCATCCCACGAATCACTCGAGCTCAGTCTATGGACGTACTTAGTAGCCAAGCTACTGTATCTGGATACAAAGCAGTGTTACTTGCAGCTTCCAACTATAGCCGATTTTTCCCAATGTTAACAACAGCTGCGGGAACCATCACTCCAGCAAGAGTTCTGATTCTTGGTGCAGGTGTTGCAGGTCTGCAAGCGATTGCAACATCTCGCAGATTAGGGGCAGTGGTTGACGTTTTTGACACTAGACCTGAAGTAAAAGAACAGTGTATGTCACTCGGTGCCAAATTTGTGGAAGTAGAAGGTGCCGCAGATGCATCAAATACTGGTGGTTATGCGGTTGAACAATCAGAAGATTACCAACGTAGACAAAAAGAAGCCATTGCAAAATACGCGGAAAAAGCCGATATCATCATCACAACAGCCCTCATTCCAGGAAGAAAAGCTCCCCTACTCATCACAAAAGATATGGTAGATAAAATGAGACAAGGTTCTGTGATTGTAGACTTAGCAGCTGTGAATGGTGGAAACTGTGAAGTAACCGAAAATGACAAAACCATTGTTTACAAAGGAATCACTGTCATTGGAAATTCCAACTTACAAAGTACACAACCAATGGACGCAAGTAAAATGTATGCTAAGAACATTGTGAACTTCTTAAAACTTTTTGTGAACAAAGAGAAACAGTTTAACATCAACTTAGAAGACGAAATCATCAATGCATGTATGATTGCGGAAAATGGTTCCATTCGTCACAAACCAACACTTGCACTTCTCGGAGAGTAACTCCGAGATTTGAGATTGGCATTTGAAAGATTAGATTTTTACTTTTAGATTTTTAATCTTTCAACTTCTAATTGTTTTCTATGACTTGCGGTTGGGTTCTCCAACGACGGTGGACCCAAAAGTACTGCTCAGGAAATAACTTCACTTCTCCTTCTAAAGTTTTTGTCCAAAGCTCCGTATAATGCCTAATCACATCGTCTTTCGAAGGATAAAGTTTTTTATCAACAAATCCCAAATCCTTTACTCGAATAATTACCTTTCCATTTTCACCAGCTAACACAGAATAGTATAACATTTTAGCGCCAGTTAAGTAAGCCATAAGTGCTGGTCCGACAAAAGTAGAAGCTTGCCTGTTCATAAACGGAACAAAAATTCCTGCTTTGCCTGCATTTTGATCGGCCCCAAAACCAATCCAATATCCTTGTTTGAGAAGTTTAATGACTTGTGTTGATTCTTCCACAGGAACAAGGACAACTCCATTTTTAGTACGCATACGGCGG carries:
- a CDS encoding Re/Si-specific NAD(P)(+) transhydrogenase subunit alpha — encoded protein: MKIGVIKEPSYENRVAITPDVIEPLKKLGFTVSIESTAGDNAFFSDSDYKEFGATVESRDAILSGSDIVVSIHALDEASAKKIGKDKIYIATLSPLAFPKKVKEIANASFKIFSMDTIPRITRAQSMDVLSSQATVSGYKAVLLAASNYSRFFPMLTTAAGTITPARVLILGAGVAGLQAIATSRRLGAVVDVFDTRPEVKEQCMSLGAKFVEVEGAADASNTGGYAVEQSEDYQRRQKEAIAKYAEKADIIITTALIPGRKAPLLITKDMVDKMRQGSVIVDLAAVNGGNCEVTENDKTIVYKGITVIGNSNLQSTQPMDASKMYAKNIVNFLKLFVNKEKQFNINLEDEIINACMIAENGSIRHKPTLALLGE